CGGCTTTCACCTTTGCGGGAACTCGGGCATTCACCGTCGGCGATACGGTGCCAGGTGCGGACAGCGAGGGCCTACCCATCACGGCCTTGATCCGCCGTGTTCGTTCGGCTAGCTCCTCATCGGTGGCGGCCAAATCTGCTTCGGTCATTCGCGACCCGTCGGGGTTGGTGAAGCCATGCTCGTCGTGGTCGAGGTCGATGTCTCCGTCGTCGATGAATTCCAGGTCCTCCAGATCCTTGGGGTCCATTTCAGCCACCTTCCTTGGAGTTGAGCGCCGTTGGAAACACGTGCTTGACGAGGACGATTCTCTTTGGTTGATCGTGCCGTCGTCCTCGACCGTTTGTACCGGCGTGGTATTCCGGATGACGTACAGTGCTCGACCTTTCGCGATGCGATGTCTCCGAGACGACTGCGTGAACTTCAGCCGCATGACTTAATTGTGACACAAGTACGAGTTCATGTCACCCGTCACTCACGTCAGCTTCACGATGGCCGGTGCATCGCCCATTGACGCTCGAAACACCCGCTGACCCCGAAATTGCGGGGTCAACGGGCGTTTCGGCCGTCAACGGTGAGGTATGCCGTCAGCGGGGCAGGCGCAACAGCACGACCCCCAGCACATCCCGTGTAGGTATGGCGCCGACCAGCCACGAGTCCACGCCCTCGGCCGGGTTGTCGCGCTCTACCCACCAACCGTCCTCCTCGGCCCGCGTGACCCGCTTGACCGCGACCGGCCGGGGGCCGTCCGGGCCGTCGGGGAGCCGGACGACGTGCGCCCGCCCGACACGCGGGCGCACGCCATACAGCACCAGGAGGCGATCGCCGTCCACATAGGTCGGCTCCATCGACCGCCCGCGGACGATCGCGAAACCGAGCTTCACGTGGTGGCGTCGCCCGAGGAGTCCGGGACGACTTCGCCGGCAGGAGTGAGGTGCTCGTGTTGTTCGGCCAGGATCCGGGAGAGG
This genomic window from Flexivirga oryzae contains:
- a CDS encoding ribbon-helix-helix protein, CopG family — protein: MDPKDLEDLEFIDDGDIDLDHDEHGFTNPDGSRMTEADLAATDEELAERTRRIKAVMGRPSLSAPGTVSPTVNARVPAKVKAALIERAKSEGVGEAAVVRRALEEYLHTT